The following are from one region of the Stenotrophomonas lactitubi genome:
- a CDS encoding nitroreductase family protein, whose protein sequence is MPDPAALLALDARRSVPSRQLGEPGPDPATLQRMLASAVRVPDHGKRVPFRFLKIAGDARHTLGDFLAARSRERDPHAGDAVFEKDRQRFSHAPLVIVVVASPRPDPKVPAQEQLMTAGCVCFALLQAAQALGFGAQWLTAWMAFDPAVHAHLGLAEGEGIAGFIHIGTPKAEVPERERPDPAALLRDWTPPA, encoded by the coding sequence ATGCCCGACCCTGCTGCCCTGCTTGCCCTGGATGCCCGCCGTTCGGTGCCCTCGCGGCAACTGGGCGAGCCCGGACCAGACCCGGCCACCCTGCAGCGGATGCTGGCCTCGGCGGTGCGCGTGCCCGACCACGGCAAGCGCGTGCCGTTCCGCTTCCTGAAGATCGCCGGCGATGCACGTCACACTCTGGGCGACTTCCTGGCCGCGCGCAGCCGTGAGCGAGACCCGCATGCCGGCGACGCCGTGTTCGAGAAGGACCGCCAGCGCTTCAGCCACGCACCCCTGGTGATCGTGGTGGTGGCCAGCCCGCGCCCGGACCCGAAGGTGCCCGCGCAGGAACAGCTGATGACCGCTGGCTGCGTGTGCTTTGCTCTGTTGCAGGCGGCCCAGGCGCTGGGCTTCGGCGCGCAGTGGCTGACCGCGTGGATGGCCTTTGATCCCGCCGTGCACGCCCATCTGGGACTGGCCGAGGGCGAAGGCATTGCCGGTTTCATCCACATCGGCACGCCCAAGGCCGAGGTGCCCGAGCGCGAGCGCCCGGACCCGGCGGCCCTGCTGCGTGACTGGACCCCGCCGGCATGA
- a CDS encoding DUF1631 domain-containing protein, with amino-acid sequence MMSAPTPMGSPGRDPAQLQLARDIVLPALCQAFGAALARFDDALFDRAGNAGSSQLLFLDAMRELRRRREEIAGAFAGHLGHAWAGLAAGEPVSAELTLSGQAQDGLSLVPEHVLESRLAVRNFATVLLRDFKPVLARLDRRLGWLGGGIDLDADRNPISPEHLGVAIHEAFAGCELAPEVHLVLIKLCERDLRAPVGRIYEKLDEHLAAAGVMSQMGAPRRPLAPAPTQHVAHGLDDLVEQRTAPGFDNEFNDDEQAAPAWAQRFAARWSERRGHMQQHAGGEESPSGEAYSGQQGMLLEALHELLQQTRHVREDATSAAQVAVGQHRPLSQREMMSVLSLLQATPSATLRAAIGEDGESLAQRLKSEVLSSATRLGVDPGQTRLDAQDEDAIDLVGMLFDVMLDERELEGRSRELIGRLVVPFVKVAMLDRRMFVQKTHPARKLLNSLAEACEGNTGESQAERMLMAKVEEIIERLVAEFNENLAIFLTLEEEFRDFLVQHRRRVEIAERRAAETQRGQEKLEMARTRAGAELDRRIGDATLPPAIAEFLRQPWQHHLTLALLREGEEGASVAEALNLADGLLEEVAEARRQIVGKPWLQAWQPLLAKVFASVGVHGDAATAAVDALHDTLQGIAESRPELQRALPELPQVVLPAPPAPETPAVELGSSFNTDDFDNADADRFRRMEIGNWLDFVDKDGKVQAGKLSWISPISARLLFVNRRGVRFCVASPEELAVMVRLGRLRPHVDDGAFDSAMQGVLDRLDPGGATLH; translated from the coding sequence ATGATGAGCGCGCCCACTCCGATGGGATCGCCGGGCCGTGACCCGGCCCAGCTCCAGCTTGCCCGGGACATCGTCCTGCCGGCGTTGTGCCAGGCCTTTGGCGCGGCACTGGCCCGCTTCGATGATGCCCTGTTCGACCGTGCCGGCAATGCCGGCTCGTCGCAGTTGCTGTTCCTGGACGCGATGCGCGAGCTGCGTCGCCGCCGTGAGGAGATTGCCGGTGCCTTCGCTGGCCATCTCGGCCATGCCTGGGCCGGCTTGGCTGCGGGCGAGCCCGTCTCTGCCGAGCTGACCCTGTCCGGACAGGCCCAGGACGGCCTGAGCCTGGTGCCGGAACATGTACTGGAATCGCGGTTGGCGGTGCGCAACTTCGCCACCGTGCTGCTGCGCGACTTCAAGCCGGTGCTGGCGCGGCTCGACCGTCGCCTGGGCTGGCTGGGCGGCGGTATCGACCTCGATGCCGACCGCAACCCGATCAGCCCCGAGCATCTGGGCGTGGCCATCCACGAAGCCTTCGCCGGCTGTGAGCTTGCCCCGGAAGTGCACCTGGTGCTGATCAAGCTGTGCGAGCGCGACCTGCGCGCGCCGGTGGGCCGCATCTACGAAAAGCTGGACGAGCACCTGGCCGCGGCCGGGGTGATGTCGCAGATGGGCGCCCCGCGCCGACCACTGGCGCCGGCCCCGACGCAGCACGTTGCGCATGGCCTGGATGATCTGGTCGAGCAGCGCACGGCACCTGGCTTCGACAACGAATTCAATGACGACGAACAGGCCGCACCGGCCTGGGCGCAGCGATTCGCCGCGCGCTGGTCGGAGCGTCGTGGCCACATGCAGCAACACGCGGGTGGCGAAGAGAGCCCGTCCGGTGAAGCCTATTCCGGCCAGCAGGGCATGCTGCTGGAGGCCCTGCACGAACTGCTGCAGCAGACCCGCCACGTGCGCGAGGACGCGACCTCTGCGGCGCAGGTCGCGGTCGGCCAGCATCGCCCGTTGAGCCAGCGCGAAATGATGTCCGTACTGTCGCTGCTGCAGGCCACGCCCAGTGCGACCCTGCGCGCGGCGATCGGCGAGGACGGCGAATCCCTGGCGCAGCGCTTGAAGAGCGAAGTGCTGTCCAGCGCCACCCGGCTGGGTGTCGATCCGGGCCAGACCCGGCTGGACGCGCAGGACGAGGATGCGATCGACCTGGTCGGCATGCTGTTCGACGTGATGCTCGATGAGCGTGAACTGGAAGGCCGCTCGCGTGAGCTGATCGGCCGCCTGGTGGTTCCGTTCGTGAAGGTGGCGATGCTGGATCGCCGCATGTTCGTGCAGAAGACCCACCCGGCGCGCAAGCTGCTCAATTCGCTGGCTGAAGCCTGCGAGGGCAACACCGGCGAAAGCCAGGCCGAACGCATGCTGATGGCCAAGGTCGAAGAAATCATCGAGCGGTTGGTCGCCGAGTTCAACGAGAACCTGGCAATCTTCCTGACCCTGGAAGAAGAGTTCCGCGATTTCCTGGTACAGCACCGCCGTCGCGTGGAAATCGCCGAGCGTCGGGCCGCCGAGACCCAGCGCGGCCAGGAAAAGCTGGAAATGGCCCGTACCCGTGCCGGTGCCGAACTGGATCGTCGCATCGGCGACGCCACCCTGCCGCCGGCGATCGCCGAATTCCTGCGCCAGCCCTGGCAGCACCATCTGACCTTGGCGCTGCTGCGCGAGGGCGAGGAGGGGGCTTCGGTGGCCGAGGCGCTGAACCTGGCCGATGGCCTGCTGGAGGAAGTGGCCGAGGCGCGCCGGCAGATTGTAGGCAAGCCGTGGCTGCAGGCCTGGCAGCCGCTGCTGGCCAAGGTGTTTGCCAGCGTCGGCGTGCATGGCGACGCAGCCACCGCCGCCGTCGATGCGCTGCACGACACATTGCAGGGCATCGCCGAATCGCGACCGGAGCTGCAGCGCGCGTTGCCTGAGCTGCCGCAGGTGGTGCTGCCCGCACCGCCGGCACCGGAAACGCCGGCCGTGGAGCTGGGCAGTAGCTTCAATACCGACGATTTCGACAACGCCGATGCCGATCGCTTCCGCCGGATGGAAATCGGCAACTGGCTGGACTTCGTCGACAAGGATGGCAAGGTGCAGGCCGGCAAGCTGTCCTGGATCAGCCCGATTTCCGCGCGCCTGCTGTTCGTCAACCGTCGTGGCGTGCGCTTCTGCGTGGCCTCGCCCGAGGAGCTGGCGGTGATGGTGCGGTTGGGTCGCCTGCGTCCCCACGTCGACGATGGCGCCTTCGACAGCGCCATGCAGGGCGTGCTTGACCGCCTCGACCCGGGTGGTGCGACGCTGCACTGA